The genomic segment TGATGCGCCATGTCCAGGAACGTCGTCGGCTCGTCGAGCAGCAGCACCTCGGTGCCCTGCGCGAGCGCCATGGCGATCCATGCGCGCTGACGCTGACCGCCGGAGAGCTGGTCGACGGCCCGGTCGTGGAATTCGCTCATGCCCGTCGCCTGCAGCGCCCAGTCGATCATCCGGTTGTCCTCGGCGGACAATGTGCCGAAGCCTCGCTGGTGCGGGTAGCGTCCGAACGAGATCAGCTCCCGTACCGTCAGCCCCTCCGGAGACGTCGGGTTCTGCGGCAGAATCGCAAGCTGCTTCGCCACTTCCTTGGTCGGCTGGCGGTGAATCTGCTTGCCGTCCAGGAACACGCCTCCGCTCTGCGGATTCAGGATGCGCGCGAGCGACTTGAGGATCGTGGACTTGCCGGATCCATTCGCGCCTACCAGAGAAGTGATCTTGCCGTCGGGCACGGACAGATTCAGATTCTCCACAATACGCCGGCTGCCATAGGCAAGAGACAGCTGATTCGTGCTTAACCGCGACATATCTTCACTCCTCCGGCGAACGGAATTCGCCTTTATGTTAGGTCTGTGATAATCGTTATCATTATCAATTCATAATAAGAATGATAATGGTTCTCA from the Cohnella hashimotonis genome contains:
- a CDS encoding ABC transporter ATP-binding protein, producing the protein MSRLSTNQLSLAYGSRRIVENLNLSVPDGKITSLVGANGSGKSTILKSLARILNPQSGGVFLDGKQIHRQPTKEVAKQLAILPQNPTSPEGLTVRELISFGRYPHQRGFGTLSAEDNRMIDWALQATGMSEFHDRAVDQLSGGQRQRAWIAMALAQGTEVLLLDEPTTFLDMAHQIEVMNLLEKLNREQKRTIIMVVHDLNHAARFSQHLVALKRGTVLYEGHPEVVMTPDMLRDVFGIDADVIPDPRTGAPLCLPYGLAEGIGRASAAGQSAAVREEGRLTAAVV